The Alosa alosa isolate M-15738 ecotype Scorff River chromosome 3, AALO_Geno_1.1, whole genome shotgun sequence nucleotide sequence tgaattagtgaaacacactcagcacacagtgaggtgaagcacacacaaatcctggcgcagtgagctgcctgctacaacagcggcactcggggaacagtgaggggttaggtgccttgctcaagggcacttcagccgtgcctactggtcggagttCGAACAGGCTTTCACATATGGTGACTGGGGCCATGAGTTAAACTCAGTGTTAGATTCGTTATGCGACTTTTTATTGCCGGACCCCAGGTAGGACAATCGAACATGAACATATTGTAAGATTATAAGATTACAACATTAACATTATATTATTACGTCTATTATAACACAGTGACTTTTACTTGTTTGGAATTGTATAGAAATGTAAGAGATATGAATACACGCTGTGTGATACTAACATAATAAATACAACCCTTTGAAAATTTGTAAAAGATTTGTTTCCATTTCTTCTCCGATTTTAAAAGGGTAGAGCTACTTCTGATCTATGCCAGTGCAGAAGGAATTAATTTTGTTGTTATAACAGAGAGTAGAAAGGAACACAAACATAAGCCATGGCAGTGGAAAAGCTCATATCCAAACAGCTTGCCTCATTTGGTCAGTGTTAATGTATTCAAGAAAGATACAAGATGTCTGACAGATGTACTGAGATCAGTTTTGGTGGAAGTGCCTCTTCCACAGCTCCAGATGCAGCTAGGCATGCTCACTCAGTGACCCAGGAAAGCACAGACTTATTGCACATGAGCTCAGTTTTATGCAAACATTTTCTACGATAAGCTACCAGGTTAGCGCTGTACGCATGATATTGTTCAAGCACGCCATTCAGTGGGGACTGTAGGGGCACAAAGCACTTGTCTGTTTAGGCTGCAGTTAGTGAGAAAAATCACTTACCCTCAGCAACACTGCAGGCCTTTGTGTAGAGATCCAAGATTTTTTTCCTTCGACTCTGAATCTGCAGGTACAGTGACAAACAAGAAGTCAGCCTGAGTCAGGAAATATGACCTCTCTGTCTCCACTGACTTATGAATATTAAAACATGATAGCTTACACCTTAAAGAATGACGTAGAAGCTGAGAACAGAGAAAAGGATATTTAAGCCGTCAAATGTATTACTCAATCCATCTGAACTCAGCCCCTTTCTAACACTCATGGATACACCAAAGGGCATGTATTCCGCCCACATGACCTATGACCTGGATGTGAATGGCATATGGCCTGAGAGGCTCACCCCAGTggccttgttgttgttgttgttgttgcagatGGTGCTGGCTGAGCAGGTCTTGTCTCGGGTGAGGTGGACCAGCGAGAGCAGGCACAGGTCAGAGGCGCCTTGCTTCTCCTGAGCCGCCTCCTCGTCGCTGTCAATGCTGCGGCTCAGCAGCTGCTCATTCTCAGACGAGGCGTCGTTCTCACTGAGGACCACAGAGCACAGGACTTAGAACATGGAGTTagacaggtaggcctacagtatgtttaCTGTTTAGGAACAACGTCTTGTTTATCTGTAAAAGCACAACCAATATGATCATTTGTAATATGTTATCTTGTGATGTTTGGTAGATATTTACCAATGGTTCCTGATTTTTAACATCACCACCTTAAGTAACCTCACTTAGGCATATTACACAGCGTGCAGAACAATTGCCCCCTCTGACTATTTCAGGTAAAAGCACCTTGTTGACAAAGGGTGCACAGAGATGCTCACAGAATGTCATTGTTTCTAAGACATATAATACCTGCTCTGACTTGGCAACCACCACACTGAATTAGCACATCCTCTGGCATGCGCTGCTTAGCCACACTATTTACCCTAACTGCTGGGGGATGGGGATTCACCATCATAGTGGAGTTCCTCTTACCCCGCTACAGTTTCCCAGCAGGAGTATGGCAACAGACCCGCATTTATCTAGTTAGTGCAGTAGGCTAAACTAGTTTATAAATATGATTAAAACACGTAGCATACACCTGCACTGTAAGACtatactgatgtgtgtgtctagcCCCCATGAGCATTCATCTGTTCTCATGCCTAGCCTGTAACAGAGAATAAACCCTCATTGTCTGGTTGAAGATGGGTCAAGCAGAGAAGCTGGTTTCAACTTCTCCTGAGAcaggtgaaaaaaaagaaagaaagggttTAGGGCAAAGAACTGTCATCCTCCAAAGCAGTGCTGTTTTCACCTGGTGGTTTGGCTGAGACGGCTCATAATTATAACTCCCTCGATTATGTTTGTGTAAATGAACATCTCGCCCTGAAACCCAGGCTTCAGGGCGCGTTTGTGCTCAACTACCTCATCCCTCCCAAAGCCACATAATGtttccagtaaaaaaaaaagactcgaAGTGAACTTGGTTTTCCATGCCATGCTCATTCAAGGgggtacacacatacaaaaccatTCCAGAACTGCCTACGCCATGAAAAGAGCCAGCAGCTACACTCAACTGCTAGAACTTGCCCTGTGGTGACTTAATTACCGGCAGATCCTGAGCAGAAAATCAGATAAAAATCATGTCTTTGAGGCCTTCGTTCAAGTTTCAACAGAGTCTGCATGTTCTGTCTTTGTTGTCACATTTAGACTTACTCCTGAAGTATGgagaaaaatgtaaatatatagtAAACCATTAATAGTTGTTTAATTAACTATCTATTTAGAGGCTTTTCAAATGAGACATGTAATGCAGTATGCATGCATCACAGTGCAGTTCTTACCTTTTCACTGCCTTAGGAGGAGTCGGTTTGAGCTTGTCAAATTCATCCTTTTCTGAAAATATGACAACATTTTctgggaaaaaaagaacaaataaaataacaaaatgaaATGTATTGTAATTCAAAACAGGCCAGCTTAACATTAACAATTGTAAACTGCAAATGTTTACAGTAAATGTTCTCATGTGCActgttctctttctccatctcctcacAGAAGAGCTCCCAACCAAACAACACCAGTCACTAGCCCTGCTCTgttatgataaataaatgagtTCAGGAAATGGTAACTATGATGTCTCTCTGAATGAATGTCATAGGTATAATCCTCCTCTTAGGCTGTGATGAGAAACAAGTCCACCACCTATGAAGATAGTAATGAGATGTTTTGTTGGACTGGCTCAAAGGAGCCTGGCCCACACTGGTAGAATGGTTTGAAGTGCATTCACTGGAGAAATCAGTTCAATGTGCTCTCAGCTATAGAGCTACTGTCCATCAAACTGAGTCTTGACGTAGGAACTTAATCAGGTGCTTTCAAAAACAAGACAGCTGGTCGTGCATGCACAGACTCCAAGCACAGATTCTGGCAGTAAACTATTAGCCTTTCTCAATGCATTTTAGTGACAAAAAAACTCTGAAACTCACAGTTAATGCTGCCACTGACATAACACACTTGAGGGTGGGCTTTTATGAAAACGAAACATCAAAAACATTTCAGTATCATAGTGCAGCTGGAGGATCCCTGTGGCCTATTCTCCTCTCTGCTGAGCCAGGATGGAATTATCCAAACACCTCTTAATCACCTCTCTTAAGAACCAAGCCAGGTGGAAGAGAAGATCTGACAACATGAAGTTTGCATCAGGGTCTATAATTGGACCTAAACCTGCAAGCTGACAACAGGGACTGTATAACTAATACAGTTTGACAAGCGTGGGAGAAATGATTGATGTTGTGCTCCGTCCTGATGAAAAGTGAATTCCTCTGCAGCAGTACATGTTAATACACTTGCCAACTTGTCAACCTCCAGCCATGTGTGAATAGTGCATCGGAGGCAGCTGATAACTATTACATGGTTCTAAAGCGGCCATTCAGACCTCAGGGATGGCAAACAAGGTCCTGCCAATGAGTTATCACCTAAGTTTTACTCCAAGCAGGTCTCATCAAAACAAGTAGTTATCAGTTTATGCTGTGCTCTATTAGACAgtggcacatactgtatgtgtgctctgCTTTGCAGCAGCATTTTCATAATCAAAAAGGTAGATGTTGAATGCATCTAAAATACCCAAACTTAATGATCAATTGCACTTTAGCAGTAACTGTCAGTGTCAGGTTCCAGGCACTCTAAATCTGAGTCTATTACACTGAGTCTGAACATCTATAGCCTACAGCTACAGGTAAAACCTTAACTAAACATTCCAAGAGGTCTTGCTCACCTCACAAGAGGTATGTAGACCACAAAACTGTCAGAAAACACCAAAGAATGGAAGTGCAGAACATTTGCTATGTTTCCTCAGTCAACCGACAACACACTGGCTATCACATTTTTAAGTCTGAACTATATTTCATCTGGAGCCTTTCACCTTTTCCAGAAAAGCCTCATACCTTGGACTTCCTTCTTTTCctcctgtttgtttgtctgtgcttCTACGGTTTTCACCATCTGGCCAGAGCAGCAGGCTGCAGGCGGACAAACACAGATCCCATGTAGTTATGCTGTTTCTCAAGACACTCTGTTTACACTGGGAAAGACTTTGGGAGGGGTATCATATGGAAGTACATATACAGGACATGCTGTGATCTCTGTCTTACCTTGTCCACTGGGCTTGGCTTTGAGGATATAGAACATGATGATCAGCACTATGGCGATGGCCATGATGAAGATGGTTGACATGGCAATGATGAGGGCTGTTGCTAGGTGATCCTGCCCAGTTGGACCTATCGCAAGAggacacaaaatacacacacattcatgcagctGATTGACATTCACATGGCTTTTTTAAACAATGGCTTCTGTAATACATGCTGAATTAATTTAGGTGTTTTTTAAAAGAACAGTGAGTTGGTATGACTTAGTCTATACAGCACAGGGTTACCTTTCTCTGGGTGTGGAAAAATGGTAGTACTACTTGAAGACACGCTGGGACCTTGTCCTGCTTGTTTGGTTGTGCGAATGCctgcaacacaaaacacacagtgtCATAAAACCATGAAGGCCTCCACATGAACCAACTGTCCCCATCATTAGGAACTCTCCCTCCACTGTGGCCAGAGAGAAGGGGGCACTTTACAGGCCCCCAGCTCACAAAGACCTCCAAAATGCCAAGCATATTACACATGTCCATAAAATCTGATTCAATGGTTAGCGGGGAACAATATTGAAATGTCAGTGAATTTGCCTGGCCTTTTgtcatttttatatttggaCATTTATGGATCATAAATTTTAAATTTCATTTAGTTTTACTATAAATTAAGTCATCTCCTGTGGGACTGCTGGCTTCCTCATGCTCCACTGCTGCAATAAACATGACTGTCTTTTAGTGTTTGTTTCATTTAGCTCAATGGGATGTGATAGGTACTGTTTGATAAATTGTGTTTTGCTCCAAGTAATTTTATGTCTTCATTATAGCACAGCACGTCACTAGAGTAAACAGCTTGTGTAACAGCCGGGATCATGCCAGCCATCTGTGCTGACCATTTAAAATTGTTGGTGCTTGGTACATTTATTTGAGCAAACTTTAATTTGAGTTCAGGTGTTGACACTTGAAATGCAGCACACAATGTCCCACTTAGACTTCAGAAACGTACATGCATAGGGCTCTCAACAAAAGGACAAACAGGGACTGCTTACAGACCTTCAGTCTGTAAAATGTCACTTAGCACTTCATAACAGATTTAAGGGAACGGGAGAAGAAATGCATGCTGAGGTGAAAGACAGAGTGGTTATAATTATTCATTCACCAAAGACAGCTTTTGTTTAACATTGCTAAGAATGTTGCGCATAAAAGAACATTCTGCAGCCTTTCCACCAAAAACAATTGTTAGTCACTGTGTGTATATACTACAAAATGTATGAGATAATTTGTTTGGACGTGAatatttgtgcatgcatgtgtttgtgtgcatatatactgtatatgtgtgtgtgtgtgcgtgcgtgtgtgtcactaAAATTATCTCCTGGACATCAACTCTTAGTTGTACTAGCTGGCATTGTAGGCTGAAAGCTGTGAGTTAGTGAGACAAATGAAAGGGAATGACACAGCAGTGGCTACTTTGAGCAGGCAGGTAAAGCTGATCTAGACAACAGCACAATGTCAGCTAAGGCATATCTACGGTTATGAAAACACTTCATAAAAGAAACAACATTTTGTATGGCGATGTTGCACATTAAAAACATTCTGAGACCAGTCCGTGTTTTGCACATCTTGAAGGCTAATTTGGCACATGAGTGATGTTGAGCTATTCCAAATCTGAAGAAGTCATTGTGGCTTCCTCTATCCACAGGCCATTCACTATTAGCAATTATTAATTTCATCCAACATCAAACTGCCTTATGAATTCTGTCTGTCAACAAACCTAGCCAAGACTGCTTAAAGATGTTTGGATAAGGGATacagtggtaaaaaaaaaaatagttaaaagttGTGTTGGTAACAAAAAATATAAGTTAAtagttgtgtttattttgttttaagaagCAGTTGGATCATGTCACAAGCTTTTGCATTTGCCTATATTGTCATTCATGTAGCATTTTGCAATGGGACACATCCATACTTAAACTAAGTGCAGAAGGACATTTGGTTTTCAAGAGCATtagaaaattgaacaatatacTTAACTAGCACATTTGGGTTTCTATTTTGCATTTGGGTTGATTAAAGATCCTCTACACAATGTAATGTTTGGTGATGCCGTCTAGGCCGGGGTAGTAAATTAAGCTATGGTTTTAACAAATCCCACTACAGCTAATTCAATTTGTCCTGTGACAAAGAATGCCTTGCCATTTTCTTTACTGTTCAAAGCAAGTCAAACGGTCCTTTGATTTCACTTCAATGTGATACTAAGTGACTGCCCTGAAAACAGAGAACACTACAAATGTGGCATGGCCACAATGAAGCACAGTCTTATTGAAATCACCTGTGGCCATGTCACAGGCTGGGAGGTCTGGAATATATTTAGAAGCGTGCTGGACAGAAACTCTGCGACTCACTAGAGAAGTAATATTGCAAGCTGCAGCATGTTAATAATCTTTTTATGCCCTCCATACTTTTAATTATTAGACAACAACTATGCTGTGAACTAGTATAATTTGCAGATTGCCTGGCAAGTGCTAGCCTGTCTTCACACATAACAAGTAACTCCATGTTTTGCTCTACATAGTTTTGACCTTGGTATTTTTGAGGCCCCCGCTCAATGTCTGTAATTAAAATCTAACTCCACTTGCCGTCATCGCCTCAATCATCTCAAAGCCGAAAAACAATTAATGATGTGTTGAAAAATCCTCCTTTTCCATATTCACAGATGAACTCGTCACCTTGTCTCGTAAGAAAAATGGTATTCTATGGTTTTGTGGGAGAATCATTAAGGTTACACCGCAAGTATCAATCACATCCTTGTACAAAACAACTTGTCAATAAATGGTTGGGTTTGATTGATGGAGTTTTCCTGAACGATCGTAAGTATGTCATTTGAGaccaagaaagaaaaaaagattctTGCGGAGGTTGATGAGGCCACGACAATGTAAAATTTCTGCATCTGTAAGCTCTTCATCTCCATCTGACATCCTTAATTGATAATCCTACACGTTCACACAGACCCTGCCTGCTATTTGCCTGACTTCCAATTGCACGCAAATGAGACATGATGGAGACACCCATGATTCTCTAGCTGAGCACAGTTCCATTTCAGTTACCTCCTTCACTGATTGTTCTTCAAGTAACAGACAGCATCCCCCattgacacatacagtattcttaaACAGCAGAGGGAGGAGTGTAAGAATAATATAAATCACAGAGAGATATGAATACATCAACTCTTGTGATCTTCGTAGTGGAGGAAGGTAGCACACGTTGCTGGGATCAAGTTGCTCCTACTGGCGTTGCCGACTCTGAACCACTGGGGCTTTTGCTGCTCTTAAAGAGTGCTTCCCCTAGGAAACAGACCTCTGCTCTGTGGCACTGCAGTCTGCGGGTTTGTTCCATGGACTCAGCTCGTCAGGTATGCAATGTAATCAGCAAGTCAACGATGCTATGAATAATGTGCCAAACGCCAAACTGgtgccaaaaaaaagaaaataaatctcTGAATATTCATCAACCTCTAACATCACTGCTGATGGACTCCAGGCAGGCCCAAGTCCCTTTCTGCACATTTTACTGATGAGCTACTATCGGTGTCTtagaagacttttttttttattctggtgATGATTTCAGACGTTGGTTGAGTGCTTCTGGCTCTGAGGGATTTCTGGCACGAGCCTGGCTCTAGCAGGCTGTGTGTGGCcaagcccatctctctctttctctgggatGAGAAGGAGAGCTCGGCACATACATCCAGGCAAATGGAACCGTTTACCATAATTGAGTATTTCTGCACcagcagaaaagaaaagaggcatagagtatgtgtgtatgttcctgATAAAGGGGTGAGTGGGAGTGAACTATTAGTGTGGagagaaaagtgaaaaaaaagacaaaacatcCAAATCTAGAACATTTCTCAGAGGAACAGTCCAGCATACTGGTATATATGTTGAGGGGTTATAGAAATAGCGGAAGATAGAAATATGATCATTTCTGAACTAGATTTGCTGTCATGAAAATGGATGTAGCTCATTATGAATGTGGAGTGGTGAAGCTCTTCTGAAAGCTAAATGTGAGACATACCACAGGAACGCTGTGTCATTAAAAAAGTATGTGACTTCATTTGATGACTAGCAAGAGTTTGGTGTGGGCTCATTCTTACACTCTTTAGTGTTCTTCGGGGCATTCTGACAGGAATGACACACCATCCCATAGATATTCCGTGGTCTGCTCTCCAAAATGTAGTAcctgcaagaaaaaaaaatgcttcatTAAAAGCGATCTTTTGACAGAAAATATATGTATAAAAGTATTAGTCAGATTAGTTCATTTCTTTTCAAAAGGtagacatttctgtattataacctccttattataatattttaagATACTCATTTTTGGTTTCTGTGAGCTGTTAGTCATAATCATcaagattacaataaaaaatggcttgaaatatttcattttatatctattgaatctagaatatatgaaagatTCCACTTTTTGAACTAAATGGGGTTCCAGAGACCCACCTGAATGCAATTTTCTATATTTTACCTCTGCTTATTGGTGTAATCTCAGTATTCCTGATCTTCCACAAGTTCATACTCCCTATGTTCACCTCTGCTTATTGGTGTAATCCCTGTATTCCTGATTTTCTGCAAGTTCATACTCCCTATATGTTCACCTCTGCTTATTGGTGTAATCTCAGTATTCCTGATCTGCAGCAAGTTCATACTCCCTGTGTCCCCACACAAAAATCTTTGTTAGTTACTTGCTGCAGTCCTCTGATGAGCATCTGCTATGTTGGCCTTCCATCAATAAGAGGTAACAGTCAAGACTTTTTCTTCTTTGATTCCTCGTTGATGGAATGATATACTCTTCGCAATAGTTTTGGGATCTTCAAAGAAGATTATCTGTTGACCTTGACATAATGATGGTGGTGTGGGCCCGACCCAGTACCATTCCCACTGGCAAGAGGCTAGTATGGGAGAGAGCTTTGGAAGCAGTAACAGGGCCTACACACCCACCCAGACTGAACTGTCAGAGCCTAGGAACTCCATCTAACAGGATCAGTTTTTTTGCTTGTTGATCTCTGGTGTTCCTTAAATGCTACCCAAGCGTcttctttattttgttttgaggAAGTACTTCAGCAGAATGTGAATCAGGATATACTATTCTTTATttcagagaagaagaaaaaatggCTCTCCAACAGTTAGGGTCAAAAAGTTAATGCCTTTAATCCTGGTCTCATAAAAAAAATGGGAAGGAATAATTTATAGCATCAAATCCGTCTGCCCTCAGAGGCATACTGTAAGTAAAGCTCGGGCAATTAATCACACGCCAGCAACTTGTTCCTGTCCTGCTTCCAATATGCTAGGCCTGTTCGGATTTCCTCTCCAGCCATGCTTTCCTTCCCAGTCACAGTGAGATCAGACTGATTAAACGTAAAACAATGACATTTGAAAAATGTTCAGAATCCAAAGACACAGCTCAAAAGCACCACTAAGAAGACACAGCTCAAAAGCACCACGAAGAAGTCTTATTGAAAACACAAGCTGGAGTTGCCAGAATCTACTGGTACTCATGAGAAAATGTGCTATTGCTCACAGGGTTCAAATGAACATTGCACATACAGTAGTATGGAATGAAGGAATTCATTTTTCCACTACTTCATACACACGCTCagatacacatgtgcacgctcagatacacatgtgcacacacacacacacacacacacacacacacacacacacacacaatgtttacTTTCACTAATGTGCAGGTTTACTAGAATGAATGTAATACCACAGCCAAAAGTCAAATACCCGCACTGACCAACAGCCACTCAACTCAATTCCCAAAAGAGCTGTGTGTGACCACTACAGAGCCTCAAGTTCCGGGCTACTGTCCTGAGGTCTCACAGGCGTACCGCTTCACAAACATGTCTGAAAATGGCACATATTGTGTGTTTAgatgaggggagaaaaaaaaaaaaacatttgtttgcTTATATAGAGGGCTAAAATGAATGGGAACACATGTCATGAGCATTCTTTTGAAGTCAGGTCATGTTAGGGCTTTAAAATGAAAAGAGATTTATTCAATATCCTGTGATATCCAAAATCTGTGTTTGTATACTATGGGTCAGAGTAACTTGACGAGAATATAGTCAACAAATTGCACTGACTTGATTGATCTAAAGACAAACATTTTGTCACTCAAAAACAAATATAGGCTTAATCAGTGCAGAACTTGGACAAGGCCTTGGAATGGTATATTAAATGCACCCAATAACGTCCCTTTTTAAAAAGCAgtgttttgtatatttacatGAGAGGGAATTGAAAGCAGACCCCCATTTTAAGTGGGTACAGCTACAGAGGCCTTTCACATGCTGGGTCCATATCCACTGGGTGAGGAGACTCATGGAGGCTagcggtggtgggggggggggggggatcagaGGCTTTATTCAGCCCTACAACAAAATGGCAGATGGGTAGTTTGGATGGTGTTGTGGCCAGTCACTCCACGGCCACCTCTGTCACTTGGCTGGTGAGCTGGACCCTGGTGAAGTGGTGCTCACAGCAGAGCAACTCTCAATCTGTTTGTGCTTTTGTGACAGAGCTCTCCATGCACATCTCTGTACGGATCTGTGCCTTTGTTCAAAATCCTATTATTTTCTAGAACTTGTTGATCCCTGGCATTTCCACCATTGGCAAATCTGGCAACAATTTTCAAATGTGACTTATTTTTCATAGCACCAGTATGCGTACAGTAATCAATTCTGACATTTGAAAAAACAGTAAAAAGTAATTATGGGCACAGCCTGCAATAGTGtgtggtgtacagtatgtacttggagtagtgtgttgtgtggtgtagtggtgtgtgtgatatggTGTGGCTTGGCTGGTGGTGTAGAGTatggtgtagtggtgtgtgtgatatggTGTGGCTTGGCTGGTGGTGTAGAGTATGGTGTAGTGGTGTGGGCATGACGTGGCTTGGCTGCTCACCCTGGTAGGCAGGGTCCACACTCCGCATCGCTTTCGGGCGTCCCTGGGATCATCACCGTGGCTCGATACAGAGCGTCACAGTCTTTGTGTCTCCGGCAGATCTCGTACTTGCCCTTTGAGAACTTCCCCGTCGGACACGGAACACAGTCATAGTCCTCATCCTTGATGCCATAACCACAGTTCTAAAaggagaaacaaataaatatgagCTCGACTTGTACCTTACCAAACGTCATGGAAGCATTATCCAATGAATATACATCTTCATTCAACTTTGTAAATAATATATCTAAACAAGCCAAAGCAAGTACAAggaataaactaccagtgcggCTAAATCCTGTTTTCTTACTCCATGTCACTGGTAGCGTCACTAATTGAAAGCTCCCTGTTCACCAGATGATAATGAATAGAAAATGCCAGGGCATGGCCCCAGAGTGAAGCATCATCGCACCCCCGGCCCCCCAGACTGGTGCCTCCATTCCATTCCTTATTGACAGCTCACACAAGCACTGCAGCTCTGCCGATTGAATCCAGACAGCTGACTCACAACATAATTACTCCCAAGGCTCGTTGTGCCCTTAATAAATTAGTCCCCAGCAAGAGAAACAcagttttcctttttctcaattCCTAAAGGAGAACCTTAGAAACTTAACACAGAACTTCTATGACCTAACCGTCTGAAGTATACTGAAACTACTACTCCATTCTATGAAGTATATTCTAAATGAGTTAAGAGctaaataattatataataatgcaatgtatttttaaacaactgacagatttttttgttctttttgtcATTAATAAAAATCATGTGCTTGTTGTTGTATTTTAAGTATTTAGTTGTCCCATTTTGTTGTTTCCCCCTTGAAACAAGCAGGAGTGCAATCAACCTGTACTCCTTTTGAGGATTTTGAAATGAATTGGTCACAGCAGTCATTTTTTGAGCATAGGCATTGGAGGGTCTTGTATGAGTTTCCATATGGCTCTGTTTAAGATAACTCCTCTTCATTTTGTCTGAAAGCCCTTTGACTCCAACCCCCAACATCAATTTCCTCCAACTCGGTGGATGCAGGGAGCCCCGCGATGTACAACAAGCTGGGAGTTAGGACAACAAAACATATTCAGAAGGAGACAGAGCTTTTATCTGGCTTTATTAAAACAAGACTATTCTCTCTGATTCACTGCCTCACAAGCATTATTGAATTGTACAAAAATCCAATATGCCAGGGATTTCAGCCTGCTTTTGCCTTTTATTTTCCCTGCCTCTCTTTGTAATATTCTGATTTTCCGATACAAAATAACCTGCATGAACTTAAAAGTATAATTCAGTTACAGTCTTAAAGGACTGGGGGTTGTTGACTTGTTGATAATACTCAGTCACATTTGAATGCgtgtctttttaaaaaaaaaaaaaaaaacattgccagATAAGAGTCCATCTGAATGACATTATTATGAAAGCTTTTTGTCATTTCTCCACTGGTGAGGATAAAGCTACATCATTCGctgttctctttccctcctgagAGAGCCTGTGTGGCTGCCAGGGTCGCTGCTGATACA carries:
- the edar gene encoding tumor necrosis factor receptor superfamily member EDAR gives rise to the protein MVQKGGQTEWCLLSLLLVSTFPVLSAEYANCGENEFFNQTSCQPCPPCQPGQEPYMNCGYGIKDEDYDCVPCPTGKFSKGKYEICRRHKDCDALYRATVMIPGTPESDAECGPCLPGYYILESRPRNIYGMVCHSCQNAPKNTKECIRTTKQAGQGPSVSSSSTTIFPHPEKGPTGQDHLATALIIAMSTIFIMAIAIVLIIMFYILKAKPSGQACCSGQMVKTVEAQTNKQEEKKEVQENVVIFSEKDEFDKLKPTPPKAVKSENDASSENEQLLSRSIDSDEEAAQEKQGASDLCLLSLVHLTRDKTCSASTICNNNNNNKATGIQSRRKKILDLYTKACSVAEGQSPTELPFDCLEKTSRMLSSTYNTDKAVVKTWRHLAESFGLKRDEIGGMTDGMQLFDRISTAGYSIPDLLTKLVQIERLDAVESLCIDLLGGLEGVPHISVGPALTSRCASV